The Triticum aestivum cultivar Chinese Spring chromosome 7B, IWGSC CS RefSeq v2.1, whole genome shotgun sequence genome window below encodes:
- the LOC123163162 gene encoding uncharacterized protein isoform X1 → MDPWMQAYLERIDTMLDAYTDATRSLIEKVDALVVTWRPDLEKRSSHTAVVHGPPAPTSALETTTEASEPVSGIYYSTTKAQEIPTVAHDATPICIPMVPVTCSTDCSTQVDAIDNADEVHDAATVATEVRNTTTALGPELAVDLCKTMATTKVATCGHYGKLDGLNIPVKASISPPHHVQDAFPNYSTISNCRADVAGTDEYELVEATPGVAIELAILPGVSSFMNKLFRKHDMDVSPPTRHKGQPIRPTPWPSFLVHHSAKGNEIRPTPWPSFSCSHEDWIFQYYRGTMQAQNIRARISESASSTVLGSKGLDKRLQHHAILLKLAPDP, encoded by the exons ATGGATCCATGGATGCAGGCGTATCTCGAGCGGATCGACACCATGCTCGACGCCTACACCGACGCCACCAGGTCCCTCATCGAGAAAGTGGACGCACTGGTCGTCACCTGGCGGCCAGACCTGGAGAAGAGGTCCTCCCACACCGCCGTCGTCCACGGTCCACCAGCGCCGACCTCGGCGCTCGAGACCACTACTGAGGCGTCCGAACCTGTCTCTGGCATCTACTACTCCACCACCAAGGCCCAGGAGATCCCCACGGTCGCCCATGATGCAACTCCGATATGCATTCCGATGGTGCCTGTCACCTGTTCGACGGATTGCTCGACCCAGGTCGACGCCATCGACAACGCCGACGAAGTCCATGACGCCGCCACCGTCGCAACGGAGGTACGCAACACTACAACAGCACTCGGCCCCGAGCTCGCGGTCGACCTCTGCAAGACCATGGCGACCACCAAGGTAGCCACCTGTGGTCACTACGGCAAGCTCGACGGCCTCAACATCCCCGTGAAGGCCAGCATCAGCCCGCCGCACCACGTCCAGGATGCATTCCCAAATTATTCCACAATCAGCAACTGTCGCGCCGATGTTGCCGGGACGGATGAGTACGAACTCGTGGAGGCCACTCCAGGCGTCGCCATTGAGCTTGCCATCCTCCCAGGCGTCTCCTCCTTCATGAACAAGCTATTCCGGAAGCATGACATGGACGTCTCGCCGCCCACAAGGCACAAAGGGCAGCCAATACGGCCGACACCATGGCCGTCATTTCTGGTGCATCATAGTGCAAAGGGGAATGAGATTCGACCCACTCCGTGGCCATCGTTTTCTTGCTCTCATGAAG ATTGGATCTTTCAGTACTACAGAGGAACAATGCAAGCACAAAACATTCGAGCAAGAATATCTGAAAGTGCGTCATCTACCGTCCTTGGTTCAAAAGGTCTAGACAAAAGGCTCCAACATCATGCCATACTACTAAAGCTTGCTCCTGATCCATGA
- the LOC123163161 gene encoding glyceraldehyde-3-phosphate dehydrogenase 1, cytosolic: MGKIKIGINGFGRIGRLVARVALQSDDVELVAVNDPFITTEYMTYMFKYDTVHGHWKHSDIKLKDDKTLLFGEKPVTVFGVRNPEEIPWGEAGADYVVESTGVFTDKDKAAAHLKGGAKKVVISAPSKDAPMFVVGVNEDKYTSDVNIVSNASCTTNCLAPLAKIINDNFGIIEGLMTTVHAITATQKTVDGPSSKDWRGGRAASFNIIPSSTGAAKAVGKVLPELNGKLTGMSFRVPTVDVSVVDLTVRTEKAASYDDIKKAIKAASEGKLKGIMGYVEEDLVSTDFVGDSRSSIFDAKAGIALNDHFVKLVSWYDNEWGYSNRVVDLIRHMAKTQ, from the exons ATGG GCAAGATTAAGATCGGAATCAACG GTTTCGGAAGGATCGGGAGGCTCGTCGCCAGGGTCGCCCTCCAGAGCGACGatgtcgagctcgtcgccgtcaacGACCCCTTCATCACCACCGAGTACATG ACCTACATGTTCAAGTACGACACCGTTCACGGCCACTGGAAGCACAGCGACATCAAGCTCAAGGACGACAAGACTCTGCTCTTTGGCGAGAAGCCAGTTACCGTCTTTGGCGTCAG GAACCCTGAGGAGATCCCGTGGGGTGAGGCTGGTGCCGATTACGTTGTGGAGTCCACCGGTGTCTTCACTGACAAGGACAAGGCCGCTGCTCACTTGAAG GGTGGTGCCAAGAAGGTGGTCATCTCTGCCCCAAGCAAAGATGCCCCTATGTTTGTGGTTGGTGTCAATGAGGACAAGTACACCTCAGACGTTAACATTGTCTCAAATGCTAGCTGCACCACTAACTGCCTTGCTCCCCTAGCTAAG ATCATTAATGACAACTTCGGTATTATTGAGGGTTTGATGACCACTGTTCATGCCATCACTG CCACACAGAAGACCGTTGATGGTCCCTCGAGCAAGGACTGGAGAGGTGGCAGGGCCGCAAGCTTTAACATCATTCCCAGCAGCACTGGTGCTGCCAAG GCTGTTGGTAAGGTTCTTCCTGAGCTGAATGGCAAGCTTACGGGTATGTCTTTCCGGGTTCCCACTGTGGATGTGTCAGTTGTTGATCTCACTGTTAGAACCGAGAAGGCTGCATCATATGATGACATCAAGAAGGCTATCAA GGCTGCATCCGAGGGAAAACTCAAGGGGATCATGGGTTACGTCGAGGAGGATTTGGTCTCCACTGATTTTGTCGGTGACAGCAG GTCGAGCATCTTTGATGCCAAGGCTGGAATTGCTCTGAACGACCACTTCGTCAAGCTTGTCTCGTGGTATGACAACGAGTGGGGTTACAG CAACCGCGTTGTCGACCTGATCCGCCACATGGCCAAGACTCAGTAG